From one Sorangium aterium genomic stretch:
- a CDS encoding VOC family protein has product MKDQIPGFLFIDHIAMAVPAGQLDAQVKAYEMLGFREVHREEVRGTDQVREVMLRIGDSDNHVQLLEPLSAESPVQKLIDKNGGRGGFAHVAYRVSDVQAAFDELKARGFRIIDAAPRPGSRGTTIFFVHPRSREDAPFGHLIEVVQSHG; this is encoded by the coding sequence ATGAAAGACCAGATTCCCGGGTTTCTGTTCATCGACCACATCGCCATGGCGGTGCCCGCCGGGCAGCTCGACGCGCAGGTGAAGGCGTACGAGATGCTCGGCTTCCGCGAAGTGCACCGGGAGGAGGTGCGGGGCACGGATCAGGTCCGCGAGGTGATGCTCCGCATCGGCGACAGCGACAACCACGTCCAGCTCCTCGAGCCGCTCTCCGCCGAGTCTCCCGTCCAGAAGCTCATCGACAAGAACGGCGGTCGCGGGGGCTTCGCCCACGTCGCCTACCGGGTCAGCGACGTCCAGGCCGCCTTCGACGAGCTCAAGGCGCGCGGCTTCCGCATCATCGACGCTGCGCCGCGGCCGGGCTCCCGGGGCACGACGATCTTCTTCGTGCACCCCCGATCGCGCGAGGACGCGCCGTTCGGTCACCTCATCGAGGTCGTGCAGTCCCATGGATGA
- a CDS encoding PAS domain-containing protein, with translation MKGRDHDELVAEIERLRRRVSELEKDRGRRDAGVERLADYVRLLTSYMPAAVALFDRDMRYLLTSKRWLEDYGLAPREITGLSHYEVFPEIPQRWKDIHQRCLAGASERHEEDSFQRPDGRIEWVRWQVFPWHDERGGIGGIMMFTEVITKQKELQDRLRAQSAALRELSTPIIPICDEVLVLPLIGTIDERRSQQLTEALLNKISDKGAQICIVDLTGVSAFDTRAASALARIAQAVRLLGVEVVLTGIRPEVAQALIALEVELSSIVTRRDLSHGIAFAMAAKKP, from the coding sequence ATGAAGGGACGGGATCACGACGAGCTCGTCGCGGAAATCGAGCGGCTGCGCCGGCGCGTGAGCGAGCTCGAGAAGGACAGGGGCCGTCGCGACGCGGGGGTGGAACGGCTCGCAGACTACGTGCGGCTCCTGACGAGTTACATGCCGGCGGCGGTCGCGCTGTTCGACCGCGACATGCGTTACCTGCTGACGAGCAAGCGCTGGCTCGAAGACTATGGCCTCGCGCCGCGCGAGATCACCGGCCTCTCGCACTACGAGGTCTTCCCCGAGATCCCGCAGCGATGGAAGGACATCCATCAGCGCTGCCTCGCAGGGGCGAGCGAGCGCCACGAGGAGGACTCGTTCCAGCGGCCCGACGGGCGCATCGAGTGGGTGCGCTGGCAGGTCTTCCCGTGGCATGACGAGCGCGGGGGGATCGGCGGCATCATGATGTTCACCGAGGTCATCACCAAGCAGAAGGAGCTCCAGGATCGGCTGCGTGCGCAGTCTGCCGCCCTCCGCGAGCTGTCGACGCCGATCATCCCGATCTGCGATGAGGTGCTTGTCCTGCCGCTCATCGGCACGATCGACGAGCGCCGCTCGCAGCAGCTGACAGAGGCGCTCCTCAACAAGATCTCCGACAAGGGAGCGCAGATATGCATCGTCGACCTCACGGGCGTCTCCGCCTTCGATACGCGTGCAGCGAGCGCGCTCGCGCGGATCGCGCAGGCGGTGCGGCTGCTCGGCGTCGAGGTGGTGTTGACGGGCATCCGGCCCGAGGTCGCTCAGGCGTTGATCGC